From the Chitinolyticbacter meiyuanensis genome, one window contains:
- the glyS gene encoding glycine--tRNA ligase subunit beta: MSQQTLLIELLTEELPPKALKKLGDVFAQSVFDELAKLGFVDKSVEFHPFASPRRLAVSIPNVLGVQPDQQIERKGPAVAAGFKDGAPTPALAGFARSCGVAVEQLEQGSDGKQDVFIFRSVKTGEPLANVLAGIVEAALKKLPAPKMMRWGDRDGQFIRPVHGLTMLQGAEVIPGQVLHLNADRVTRGHRFLSSGEITLDHADHYARTLFEAGKVVASFAARRALIGKELEAAAAKRSAAIAADEALFDEVTALVEWPVVLEGEFEADFLKVPQECLILTMQQNQKYFPLLDGSGRLTNRFLLVSNLASLEPAQIVQGNARVLRARLSDAKFFYEQDQKKTLDSRVGGLANVVYHNKIGSQLERVERLQTIAGAIAGLLQADAAQAQRAARLAKADLLSDMVGEFPELQGIMGRYYAKLDGETDAVADAIEGHYHPRFAGDTLPQGTIATAVALADKLEAIVGIWGIGMVPTGDKDPFGLRRAALGVLRMLLNLPLDVRELLAKTAAAFPAGVVADGTVEGVASFMLERLKNYLAADYPAADIDAVLALVPTRLDDVERRLAAVAEFKALPEAAALAAANKRIRNILKKVEGDLPALNANLFAEAAEKSLYDALQTVRGPAETALAAQDFTGALKQLAALKAPVDAFFDGVMVMADDAAVRGNRLALLAELAALMNRVAELSLLAE; encoded by the coding sequence ATGTCCCAACAAACGCTGTTGATCGAGCTCCTGACCGAGGAGTTGCCGCCCAAGGCCCTGAAGAAGCTGGGCGACGTGTTCGCCCAGTCCGTGTTCGACGAACTCGCCAAGCTCGGCTTCGTCGACAAGTCGGTCGAGTTCCATCCCTTTGCCAGCCCGCGCCGGCTGGCGGTCAGCATCCCCAACGTGCTCGGCGTGCAGCCGGACCAACAGATCGAACGCAAGGGCCCGGCCGTGGCCGCGGGCTTCAAGGATGGCGCGCCGACCCCGGCGCTGGCCGGCTTTGCCCGCTCGTGCGGCGTGGCGGTCGAGCAGCTGGAACAGGGCTCGGACGGCAAGCAGGACGTGTTCATCTTTCGCTCGGTGAAGACCGGCGAGCCGCTGGCCAATGTGCTGGCCGGCATCGTCGAGGCTGCGCTGAAGAAGCTGCCCGCGCCCAAGATGATGCGCTGGGGTGATCGTGACGGGCAGTTCATCCGCCCGGTACATGGCCTGACGATGTTGCAAGGCGCCGAGGTGATTCCGGGCCAGGTGCTGCACCTGAATGCCGATCGCGTCACTCGCGGTCACCGTTTCCTCTCCAGCGGTGAGATCACGCTGGATCACGCTGACCACTACGCCCGCACGCTGTTCGAAGCGGGCAAGGTCGTGGCGAGTTTTGCCGCGCGCCGTGCACTGATCGGCAAGGAACTCGAAGCGGCAGCGGCCAAGCGTAGCGCCGCCATCGCTGCCGACGAGGCGCTGTTCGATGAGGTGACCGCGTTGGTGGAGTGGCCGGTGGTGCTGGAAGGCGAATTCGAGGCGGACTTCCTCAAGGTGCCGCAGGAATGCCTGATCCTCACCATGCAGCAGAACCAGAAGTACTTCCCGCTGCTCGATGGTAGCGGTCGCCTGACCAATCGCTTCCTGCTGGTGTCCAACCTCGCCAGCCTCGAGCCGGCGCAGATCGTGCAGGGCAACGCCCGCGTGCTGCGCGCACGGTTGTCCGATGCCAAGTTCTTCTACGAGCAGGACCAGAAGAAGACGCTCGACAGCCGCGTCGGCGGTCTTGCCAACGTGGTGTACCACAACAAGATCGGCAGCCAGCTCGAACGTGTCGAGCGGCTGCAGACGATAGCTGGCGCCATCGCCGGCCTGCTGCAGGCCGACGCGGCCCAGGCGCAGCGCGCTGCCCGCTTGGCGAAGGCCGATCTGTTGTCCGACATGGTTGGCGAATTCCCTGAGCTGCAAGGCATCATGGGTCGGTACTACGCCAAGCTGGACGGCGAGACCGATGCGGTGGCCGATGCCATCGAGGGCCACTATCACCCGCGCTTTGCCGGCGACACGCTGCCGCAGGGCACGATCGCTACGGCAGTTGCGCTGGCCGACAAGCTCGAGGCCATCGTCGGCATCTGGGGCATCGGCATGGTGCCGACCGGCGACAAGGATCCGTTCGGCCTGCGCCGCGCCGCGCTCGGTGTGCTGCGCATGCTGCTGAACCTGCCACTCGATGTACGTGAGTTGTTGGCGAAAACCGCAGCGGCCTTTCCGGCGGGCGTGGTCGCCGACGGCACCGTCGAGGGCGTTGCAAGCTTCATGCTGGAGCGGCTGAAGAACTACCTAGCTGCCGACTACCCGGCGGCCGACATCGATGCCGTGCTGGCGCTGGTACCCACCCGCCTCGACGATGTCGAGCGCCGGCTCGCGGCCGTGGCCGAGTTCAAGGCGCTGCCGGAGGCCGCCGCACTCGCCGCCGCCAACAAGCGCATCCGCAATATCCTGAAGAAGGTCGAGGGCGATCTGCCGGCGCTCAATGCCAACTTGTTCGCTGAGGCCGCGGAAAAGTCGCTGTACGATGCGTTGCAGACGGTGCGTGGCCCGGCTGAAACGGCGCTGGCGGCACAGGATTTCACCGGTGCGCTCAAGCAGCTTGCCGCGCTCAAGGCCCCGGTCGATGCGTTCTTCGACGGCGTGATGGTGATGGCCGACGATGCAGCGGTGCGCGGCAACCGCCTTGCCCTGCTGGCCGAGCTTGCTGCGCTGATGAACCGCGTTGCCGAGCTGTCGCTGCTGGCGGAATGA
- the gmhB gene encoding D-glycero-beta-D-manno-heptose 1,7-bisphosphate 7-phosphatase, translated as MKLLILDRDGVINEDRADFVKSPDEWVPIPGSLQAISELSRAGWTLVVATNQSAIGRGIISMDTLNAIHTKMHRAVAETGGHIDAVFFCPHAPDADCQCRKPRPGMLLDIGRRFHANIGDRAMVGDSLRDLQAIAAVGGKPVLVRTGNGAKTEATGNLPVGTRVYDDLAAYASALLNPSLESQP; from the coding sequence ATGAAACTGCTCATTCTCGACCGCGACGGCGTCATCAACGAAGACCGGGCCGATTTCGTCAAATCGCCGGACGAATGGGTGCCGATTCCCGGCAGCCTGCAGGCGATCAGCGAACTGTCGCGCGCCGGCTGGACGCTGGTGGTGGCCACCAACCAGTCGGCGATCGGCCGCGGCATCATCAGCATGGATACGCTCAATGCCATCCATACCAAGATGCACCGCGCAGTGGCCGAGACCGGTGGCCATATCGATGCGGTGTTCTTCTGTCCGCACGCGCCCGATGCCGATTGCCAGTGCCGCAAGCCGCGGCCCGGCATGTTGCTCGACATCGGCCGGCGCTTCCATGCCAACATCGGTGATCGCGCCATGGTCGGCGACAGCCTGCGCGATCTGCAGGCGATCGCCGCGGTCGGCGGCAAGCCGGTGCTGGTGCGCACCGGCAATGGCGCCAAGACCGAGGCCACTGGCAACCTGCCGGTTGGCACCCGCGTCTACGATGACCTAGCTGCCTACGCCAGCGCCCTGCTCAATCCCAGCCTCGAATCCCAACCATGA
- a CDS encoding lysophospholipid acyltransferase family protein: MIWFRSALYWLGMVVLTPPFAILAILILPLPPQVRYRVITLWTHSLLWWLRVTCGVRYVVEGREHIPAGPAMILCKHQSAWETMALQQIFPPMVFVLKRELLKIPFFGWGLWALSPIAIDRGNRAEAQRMLMDQGRDRLAKGFWILIFPEGTRVPAGTRGKYKHGGPRLAMALDIPIVPVALNSGEFWPRNSFRKWPGTITVRIGPTIRPHGTPTAVSEQVESWIEGALATFEGQGPCHPRNR; the protein is encoded by the coding sequence ATGATCTGGTTCCGCTCCGCCCTGTACTGGCTCGGCATGGTCGTGCTGACGCCCCCGTTTGCCATCCTGGCCATCCTGATCCTGCCGTTGCCACCCCAGGTGCGCTATCGCGTGATCACGCTGTGGACCCACTCGCTGCTGTGGTGGCTGCGCGTGACCTGCGGCGTGCGCTATGTGGTCGAAGGGCGCGAGCACATCCCGGCGGGTCCGGCGATGATCCTGTGCAAGCACCAGTCGGCATGGGAAACGATGGCGCTGCAGCAGATCTTTCCGCCCATGGTGTTCGTGCTCAAGCGCGAGCTGTTGAAGATCCCGTTCTTCGGCTGGGGTTTGTGGGCGCTGTCGCCGATCGCAATCGATCGCGGCAACCGCGCCGAAGCGCAGCGCATGTTGATGGATCAGGGGCGTGACCGGCTGGCCAAGGGCTTCTGGATCCTGATCTTCCCCGAGGGTACCCGGGTACCGGCCGGCACCCGCGGCAAGTACAAGCACGGCGGGCCACGGCTGGCGATGGCGCTGGATATTCCCATCGTGCCGGTGGCGCTCAATTCGGGCGAGTTCTGGCCGCGCAACTCCTTCCGCAAGTGGCCGGGCACCATCACCGTGCGCATTGGCCCGACCATCCGGCCGCATGGCACGCCGACGGCGGTGAGCGAACAGGTGGAAAGCTGGATCGAAGGCGCGCTCGCCACCTTCGAAGGCCAGGGGCCGTGCCACCCGCGCAATCGCTGA
- a CDS encoding M48 family metallopeptidase, with protein MTVLHRLVTPTRTLEYAVARSSRRRSIGLKIDHRGLTVQLPQRAPLAEAERVLRLKLDWVLKHLDAQPAARPALVDGSSACWLGQPRVLRSGATRTRLSEQELHLPGSEVQLAAALARFLQRSARTYFSERVAVWSARMGLAPRALKLTSARTRWGSCTSAGDIRLNWRLLQAPPEVIDYVVIHELAHLAELNHSERFWAIVEAHSPAWRVHRDWLRREAAHFAV; from the coding sequence ATGACCGTGCTGCACCGCCTCGTCACGCCAACCCGCACCCTGGAGTATGCGGTGGCGCGCTCCAGCCGGCGGCGCTCGATCGGGCTCAAGATCGATCATCGCGGGCTGACGGTGCAGCTGCCACAACGCGCACCGCTGGCCGAGGCCGAGCGGGTGCTGCGGCTCAAGCTTGACTGGGTGCTCAAGCACCTCGATGCGCAGCCCGCCGCACGGCCAGCCCTGGTGGATGGCAGCAGCGCCTGCTGGCTGGGCCAGCCCCGTGTACTGCGCAGCGGTGCCACCCGCACCCGCTTGAGCGAGCAAGAACTCCACCTGCCGGGTAGCGAGGTACAGCTTGCCGCAGCGCTGGCGCGCTTCCTGCAGCGCAGCGCCCGCACCTACTTCAGCGAGCGCGTGGCCGTCTGGTCCGCCCGCATGGGCCTGGCGCCACGCGCGCTCAAGCTGACTTCGGCGCGTACGCGCTGGGGCAGCTGCACCTCCGCGGGTGACATTCGACTCAATTGGCGTTTGCTGCAAGCGCCGCCCGAAGTGATCGACTACGTGGTGATCCACGAGCTGGCCCATCTGGCCGAGCTCAACCATTCCGAGCGCTTCTGGGCCATCGTCGAGGCGCACAGCCCGGCATGGCGCGTGCACCGCGACTGGCTGCGCCGCGAAGCGGCGCATTTCGCGGTCTAG
- a CDS encoding S4 domain-containing protein, with amino-acid sequence MSDESIRLSKRLTELGPYSRREADELIEQGRVRVDGQVVDTLGSRVLPGQRVEVLAAAATVSASRVTLLFNKPAGLAEGEDGVAGWLKPAQRQAHGASDILFLKRHLRHLQLATPMAAEASGLVVLTQERRLVSKLQQSRDFEHEWLLWTDKPVDAAQLARLNGVRSLDGVALRPFKLTQQAERQLRLVLRETLPSGLAALCAVAGIRLVRSQRIRVGQIAVTGLAPGQWRYLGLGERF; translated from the coding sequence ATGAGTGATGAATCGATCAGGCTGTCCAAGCGCTTGACCGAGCTGGGCCCCTATTCGCGCCGTGAAGCCGACGAACTGATCGAACAGGGCCGCGTGCGCGTCGATGGTCAGGTGGTCGATACCCTGGGTAGCCGGGTGTTGCCAGGCCAGCGCGTGGAAGTGCTGGCTGCTGCGGCCACGGTGAGCGCATCGCGTGTGACCTTGCTGTTCAACAAGCCGGCAGGTCTGGCCGAGGGCGAAGATGGCGTGGCGGGCTGGCTGAAGCCGGCGCAACGCCAGGCGCATGGCGCCAGCGACATCCTGTTTCTCAAGCGCCACCTGCGGCACCTGCAATTGGCCACGCCGATGGCGGCGGAGGCCAGTGGCCTCGTCGTACTGACGCAGGAGCGGCGGCTGGTAAGCAAACTGCAGCAATCGCGCGATTTCGAGCATGAATGGCTGCTGTGGACCGATAAGCCGGTCGATGCCGCGCAGCTGGCGAGGCTGAATGGCGTGCGTAGCCTGGATGGGGTGGCACTGCGGCCGTTCAAGCTGACGCAGCAGGCCGAACGACAATTGCGGCTGGTCTTGCGCGAAACCCTGCCATCCGGGCTGGCCGCACTGTGCGCTGTGGCAGGAATAAGGCTGGTGCGCAGCCAGCGCATCCGGGTGGGCCAGATCGCCGTGACCGGCCTCGCGCCGGGGCAGTGGCGCTATCTGGGTTTGGGCGAGCGCTTCTGA
- a CDS encoding flagella assembly protein FlgT middle domain-containing protein — protein sequence MKRLLPLLLAAVCIAPLAAAPVVGVAPVDNDVALARSQALDDALLNAGLADGARIQAMEDSDGGRLAQASQLRPRSQPTGYRVLREWQASGLYHIEIEPTSAPAPAPATAAAAAPETAPAATTAVAPTPAPVCSDGYRRKLLVTPFRIRQPGQGSDIGQLQIGLQDALTSRLDDAGFAASRSGNDAPFTIDPGLADLRQQPEHVRRLARQHATQFVVAGVINDMSTEGERYTLSYGANDVRQGERKLGFIVPLLDFFEPGLKATPRTRYFDTDLLLFDGVSGALISRKRFTARAGGEVAMRGGTQFGSASFYDTGYGAAVAQQLDEMVRTTQAELGCLPFSARVVRAERGQVYLDAGSMAGLKPGDRLQLYRLKPGSMPVDGLIEGDALRLGMPEQLAGTLVITQTQPQFSIAQSEGGTADVGDYARGTSRPRR from the coding sequence ATGAAACGCCTGCTGCCCCTGCTACTTGCCGCCGTCTGCATCGCGCCGCTGGCCGCGGCGCCAGTGGTCGGCGTGGCACCGGTCGACAACGACGTGGCCTTGGCGCGCAGCCAGGCCTTGGACGACGCGCTGCTCAATGCCGGCTTGGCCGACGGTGCCCGAATCCAGGCCATGGAAGACAGTGATGGCGGCCGGCTGGCACAGGCCAGCCAGTTGCGGCCACGCAGCCAGCCCACCGGCTACCGCGTGCTGCGTGAATGGCAGGCCAGCGGCCTCTACCACATTGAAATCGAGCCGACGAGTGCACCGGCTCCCGCCCCTGCAACGGCCGCAGCGGCCGCGCCCGAAACGGCACCGGCAGCAACGACGGCCGTTGCGCCCACCCCAGCACCCGTTTGCAGCGACGGCTATCGCCGCAAATTACTGGTTACGCCATTCCGCATCCGTCAGCCCGGTCAGGGTAGCGACATCGGCCAGTTGCAGATCGGCCTGCAGGATGCACTGACCAGCCGGCTCGACGACGCCGGCTTCGCTGCCAGCCGCAGCGGCAACGATGCGCCGTTCACCATCGATCCCGGCCTCGCCGACCTGCGCCAGCAACCAGAGCACGTGCGCCGGCTGGCACGGCAGCACGCCACCCAGTTCGTCGTTGCCGGTGTGATCAACGACATGAGCACCGAAGGCGAGCGCTACACGCTGAGCTACGGTGCCAATGACGTGCGCCAGGGAGAGCGCAAGCTGGGCTTTATCGTGCCATTGCTGGATTTCTTCGAGCCCGGCCTCAAGGCCACCCCCAGGACACGCTATTTCGACACCGACCTGCTGCTGTTCGATGGCGTATCCGGCGCACTGATCAGCCGCAAGCGCTTCACGGCGCGCGCTGGTGGCGAGGTGGCCATGCGCGGCGGCACTCAGTTCGGCAGCGCCAGCTTCTACGACACCGGCTATGGCGCCGCCGTGGCGCAACAACTGGACGAGATGGTCCGCACGACCCAGGCGGAGCTCGGTTGCCTACCGTTCTCGGCCCGGGTCGTGCGCGCCGAGCGCGGCCAGGTTTATCTCGACGCCGGCAGCATGGCCGGCCTCAAGCCGGGCGACCGGCTGCAGCTTTACCGACTCAAGCCCGGCAGCATGCCAGTGGACGGCCTGATCGAGGGCGACGCGCTGCGCCTTGGCATGCCCGAGCAACTGGCCGGCACGCTGGTCATTACCCAGACCCAGCCGCAGTTCTCCATCGCCCAGAGCGAAGGCGGCACGGCCGACGTGGGCGATTACGCCCGCGGCACCAGTCGGCCACGGCGCTAA
- a CDS encoding LPP20 family lipoprotein, with protein MTPRIALLALSLLLGACSWIKSPAPTESAPAVIVPQVVTAIGHGAPPQAKELSPAQRKLAAMRASKLDAYRSLTETVSGVRLSSQSTVGMMVLTDDRMRVFVDGYLRGARVVAVREAADGSFTTTLELTLAPSFVAALAGGELPETSPPAADPNGEIVSTITAAPAPVAATAEAAVEVVPDRSPTSNFYYAQ; from the coding sequence ATGACCCCACGCATCGCCCTCCTCGCGCTCAGCCTGCTGCTCGGTGCCTGCAGCTGGATCAAGTCGCCCGCACCGACCGAGAGCGCACCCGCCGTGATCGTGCCGCAGGTCGTCACAGCCATCGGCCACGGTGCGCCACCGCAAGCCAAGGAACTGTCGCCGGCCCAACGCAAGCTCGCGGCAATGCGCGCGTCCAAGCTCGATGCCTATCGCAGCTTGACGGAGACGGTCTCGGGCGTGCGGCTGTCCAGCCAGAGCACCGTCGGCATGATGGTACTGACGGACGACCGGATGCGCGTGTTCGTCGATGGTTACCTGCGCGGCGCGCGCGTCGTCGCGGTGCGCGAAGCGGCCGATGGCAGCTTCACCACCACGCTGGAACTGACGCTGGCGCCGTCCTTTGTCGCCGCACTGGCCGGCGGCGAGCTACCGGAAACCTCGCCGCCGGCAGCTGATCCGAACGGCGAGATCGTCTCCACCATCACCGCTGCACCCGCGCCGGTGGCAGCCACGGCGGAAGCCGCCGTGGAGGTGGTGCCGGACCGCAGCCCGACCAGCAACTTCTACTACGCGCAATGA
- the trmB gene encoding tRNA (guanosine(46)-N7)-methyltransferase TrmB: MTTDQPQDDQPQFMRRIRSFVLRQGHLSKGQERALEELGPRFLVPYVAEPLDLATAFGRSAPTVLEIGFGMGNATAEIAAAAPETNYLGIEVHTPGVGSLLKLIGEQNLGNIRIVHHDAVEVLEHMIAPGSLDGAHVFFPDPWHKKRHNKRRLIQPEFVKQLVSRIRPGGYLHLATDWEDYAIQMLEVLSAEPLLENTADGYAPRPDYRPLTKFENRGIKLGHGVWDLVFRVRGS; this comes from the coding sequence ATGACCACCGATCAACCGCAAGACGACCAACCGCAATTCATGCGCCGCATCCGCAGCTTCGTGCTGCGCCAAGGCCATCTGTCCAAGGGGCAGGAGCGTGCACTCGAAGAACTGGGCCCGCGCTTCCTGGTGCCTTATGTCGCCGAGCCGCTGGACCTTGCCACCGCATTCGGCCGCAGTGCCCCCACCGTGCTGGAGATCGGCTTCGGCATGGGCAATGCCACCGCCGAGATCGCCGCCGCCGCCCCCGAGACCAATTACCTCGGCATCGAAGTGCACACCCCCGGTGTCGGCAGCCTGCTCAAGCTGATCGGCGAGCAGAACCTCGGCAACATCCGCATCGTCCATCACGACGCAGTCGAGGTGCTGGAGCACATGATCGCGCCGGGCAGCCTGGATGGCGCCCACGTGTTCTTCCCCGACCCCTGGCACAAGAAGCGGCACAACAAGCGCCGGCTGATCCAGCCCGAGTTTGTGAAGCAGCTGGTCTCGCGCATCCGTCCCGGCGGCTATCTGCATCTGGCCACCGACTGGGAGGACTACGCCATCCAGATGCTGGAGGTGCTGTCCGCCGAGCCGCTGCTGGAAAACACCGCCGACGGCTATGCGCCACGCCCGGACTATCGCCCGCTTACCAAGTTCGAGAACCGGGGCATCAAGCTGGGTCATGGCGTGTGGGACCTGGTGTTCCGGGTGCGCGGCAGCTAA
- a CDS encoding GNAT family N-acetyltransferase — translation MSALVRYACLDDLDALAPLFAAYRVFYEQPHDVPAARAFLQQRLARQESVLLLAEQAGQAAGFIQLYPSFCSTAAARIWILSDLYVTPDARQHGVARQLMDKARDHGRASDAIRLELSTAHSNTRAQALYESLGYELDTVYRYYGLTL, via the coding sequence ATGTCCGCGCTTGTCCGCTACGCCTGCCTCGATGATCTGGACGCCCTGGCGCCGCTGTTCGCCGCCTACCGGGTGTTCTACGAACAGCCGCACGATGTACCCGCCGCACGCGCCTTCCTGCAGCAGCGGCTGGCGCGGCAGGAATCGGTGCTGCTGCTCGCCGAGCAGGCCGGACAAGCAGCGGGCTTCATCCAGCTCTATCCCTCGTTCTGCTCGACCGCTGCAGCGCGCATCTGGATCCTGTCCGATCTCTATGTCACGCCGGATGCCCGGCAGCACGGCGTGGCCCGGCAGTTGATGGACAAGGCGCGCGATCATGGCAGGGCGAGCGACGCAATCCGGCTGGAGCTCTCCACCGCACACAGCAACACCCGCGCACAGGCGCTGTACGAATCACTGGGCTACGAGCTCGATACGGTGTATCGCTACTACGGGCTGACGCTCTGA
- a CDS encoding thiazole synthase has protein sequence MTQNAQTPDLAGPDLFQIAGKNYNSRLLVGTGKYKDFTETRAAIDASGAEIITVAIRRVNIGQTAGEPSLLDYLPPSEFTYLPNTAGCYSSEDAIRTLRLARELLDDHRLVKLEVLGDPNTLYPNVRETLKAAEVLVKEGFDVMVYTSDDPIIARELEQIGCCAIMPLASLIGSGMGILNPWNLRLIIEQSSVPVLVDAGVGTASDAAIGMELGCDGVLMNTAIAGARDPIRMARAMKLAVEAGRDAYLAGRMPRKLYSGDPSSPLQGLIATQ, from the coding sequence ATGACCCAGAACGCCCAGACCCCAGACCTCGCCGGTCCAGACCTATTCCAGATCGCAGGCAAAAACTACAACTCGCGCCTGCTGGTCGGCACCGGCAAATACAAGGATTTCACCGAGACGCGCGCCGCGATCGACGCCTCGGGCGCCGAGATCATCACCGTGGCAATCCGCCGCGTGAACATCGGCCAGACCGCCGGCGAGCCCAGCCTGCTCGACTACCTGCCGCCATCCGAATTCACCTACCTGCCCAATACCGCCGGCTGCTACAGCAGCGAAGACGCCATCCGTACGCTGCGCCTCGCCCGCGAACTGCTGGATGACCATCGGCTGGTGAAGCTGGAAGTGCTGGGCGATCCGAACACGCTCTACCCCAATGTGCGCGAAACGCTGAAGGCCGCCGAAGTGCTGGTGAAGGAAGGCTTCGATGTGATGGTCTACACCTCGGACGATCCCATCATCGCCCGCGAGCTGGAACAGATCGGCTGCTGCGCCATCATGCCGCTCGCCAGCCTGATCGGCTCGGGCATGGGCATCCTCAACCCGTGGAACCTGCGGCTGATCATCGAGCAATCGTCGGTACCGGTACTGGTCGATGCCGGCGTCGGTACAGCGTCGGACGCCGCCATCGGCATGGAGCTGGGCTGCGACGGCGTGCTGATGAATACCGCAATTGCCGGCGCCCGCGACCCGATCCGCATGGCCCGCGCGATGAAGCTGGCGGTCGAGGCTGGGCGTGATGCCTATCTGGCCGGACGCATGCCGAGGAAGCTATATAGTGGCGACCCCAGCAGCCCGCTCCAAGGGCTGATTGCCACCCAATAA
- the thiS gene encoding sulfur carrier protein ThiS: MLQLSINGEAKTFAGPLTVTTLIEQLGFAGKRVALERNGEIVPRSQHAAIELADGDVLELVVAVGGG, translated from the coding sequence GTGCTCCAGCTCTCCATCAACGGCGAGGCCAAGACCTTCGCCGGCCCGCTCACCGTCACCACGCTGATCGAACAACTCGGTTTTGCCGGCAAGCGCGTTGCGCTGGAGCGCAATGGCGAGATCGTGCCGCGCAGCCAGCATGCCGCGATCGAACTCGCCGACGGTGATGTGCTGGAGCTGGTCGTCGCCGTCGGCGGCGGCTGA